In one window of Coleofasciculus chthonoplastes PCC 7420 DNA:
- a CDS encoding BrnT family toxin — MKRLIFEWDNEKNRINQEKHKVSFEEAKSVFYDDNAIQFWDEEHSDIEDRFLLLGRSYRMRILLIVHCYREQESVIRIISARKATKNESKFYRG, encoded by the coding sequence ATGAAGCGATTAATTTTTGAGTGGGATAACGAAAAGAATAGAATCAATCAAGAAAAGCATAAAGTTTCGTTTGAAGAAGCAAAATCTGTTTTCTACGATGATAACGCTATACAGTTTTGGGATGAAGAGCATTCTGACATAGAAGACCGTTTCTTACTTCTTGGCAGAAGCTATCGAATGCGAATATTACTCATCGTTCATTGTTACCGAGAACAAGAATCAGTAATTAGAATAATTTCGGCTCGAAAAGCCACTAAAAACGAAAGTAAATTTTATCGAGGATAA
- a CDS encoding eCIS core domain-containing protein: MEYKPVQKKNSSWTPTPVQKKGKSPGKMGHSSIQPKSNPSSAPSQEIGEYKRASADRLAANVMRGIQAKELEQAESSTLQRKSESPWALTFDAPPPLPQSPASQLKGAFAPVSQNPIQRQCADCAKEEKEQAPEAGKDLEEIGIQTKLTVGAPGDLYEQEADRVASQVMSMSAPPDSSASVQRQLDTNHPHHPKQIWKRAQSITPVVQTQIDPRVQMRQMIQRAHQIDGNQASGDLESRLNASKGGGSPLSEGVRGFMEPRFGADFSGGRVHTGGEAVQMSKELGAQAFTHGSDVYFGAGKEPGNNELTAHELTHVVQQTGVVQRQNQKPQKPAINLKEVPILEGIAPKSDVLSHLQSLGGTTGHDSSVYRKEILQFQRENSADKIVASQQQVLEEPKAVDIQKKDNSHTLRRCISGCTPQTTFKKGEILGVSSGNTEGWVVGLIGNNQRSFPDALKVEYQEQKGERDYFTILEGPWEGTKASLKPGYLGLTNWGGAVAVTFNEKTGILDYGGGTARATIDTNPNDPSAPKIALDREYPLRLPDHPHAGGDNYGNYAKTWFRIEGGPQGDEYLHRGDVSWGCVSVTDNSWPSIYKHLINKRSGTQHIGTIKRINH; encoded by the coding sequence ATGGAGTATAAACCCGTACAAAAGAAAAATTCCTCCTGGACTCCAACCCCAGTACAGAAAAAGGGTAAAAGTCCGGGTAAAATGGGACATTCTTCGATTCAACCCAAGTCAAACCCATCATCTGCCCCATCCCAAGAAATTGGGGAATATAAGAGAGCATCAGCTGATAGACTCGCCGCCAATGTAATGCGAGGCATCCAAGCCAAGGAGCTTGAGCAAGCCGAATCTTCAACGTTACAGCGTAAATCTGAATCACCCTGGGCACTAACGTTTGATGCCCCCCCACCCTTACCACAAAGCCCAGCTTCCCAATTAAAAGGTGCTTTTGCCCCAGTATCACAGAACCCGATTCAACGCCAATGTGCTGATTGTGCCAAAGAAGAGAAGGAACAGGCGCCAGAAGCCGGGAAAGACTTAGAGGAAATTGGCATTCAAACCAAGTTGACGGTAGGAGCGCCAGGAGATCTCTACGAGCAAGAAGCTGACCGAGTAGCGTCTCAGGTAATGTCAATGTCAGCGCCTCCGGATAGTTCAGCATCCGTTCAGCGTCAATTAGACACCAATCACCCCCATCACCCCAAGCAGATATGGAAACGAGCGCAGTCAATTACACCTGTGGTGCAAACGCAAATTGATCCGCGTGTGCAGATGCGCCAGATGATACAACGGGCGCATCAAATAGATGGAAATCAAGCCTCTGGGGATTTAGAGAGTCGTTTGAATGCGTCTAAGGGTGGAGGTTCTCCGTTATCAGAGGGCGTGAGAGGGTTTATGGAGCCGCGCTTTGGGGCGGATTTTAGTGGGGGGCGGGTGCATACGGGTGGTGAAGCGGTGCAGATGAGCAAGGAGTTGGGCGCTCAGGCGTTTACTCATGGGAGTGATGTTTATTTTGGGGCGGGGAAGGAGCCGGGGAATAATGAGTTGACGGCGCATGAGTTGACTCATGTTGTGCAGCAGACAGGTGTTGTGCAGCGGCAGAATCAGAAACCTCAGAAACCGGCAATCAATTTAAAAGAAGTACCGATTCTGGAAGGGATAGCACCTAAGAGTGATGTATTGAGCCATCTGCAATCCTTGGGAGGAACTACTGGTCATGATTCCTCGGTTTACCGCAAGGAGATTCTTCAGTTTCAACGGGAAAATTCGGCTGATAAAATTGTAGCTTCTCAGCAACAGGTTTTGGAGGAACCAAAGGCTGTAGATATTCAGAAAAAAGATAACTCCCACACCCTGAGAAGGTGTATCTCTGGATGTACTCCCCAAACAACTTTTAAGAAGGGGGAAATACTGGGTGTCTCTTCTGGAAATACAGAGGGTTGGGTGGTTGGACTAATAGGAAATAATCAGCGGAGTTTTCCTGATGCATTGAAAGTTGAATATCAAGAACAAAAAGGGGAACGAGATTATTTTACTATTTTGGAAGGACCCTGGGAGGGAACAAAAGCAAGCCTGAAACCAGGATACCTTGGTTTGACAAATTGGGGAGGAGCCGTAGCGGTAACTTTTAATGAAAAAACTGGGATATTAGATTATGGTGGTGGCACTGCCAGAGCAACAATAGATACTAATCCCAACGATCCGAGTGCTCCTAAAATAGCCCTTGATAGAGAATATCCTCTTCGGCTTCCTGATCACCCTCATGCTGGGGGTGATAATTACGGAAATTATGCCAAAACGTGGTTTAGAATTGAAGGTGGACCCCAAGGAGATGAGTATTTACACCGTGGAGACGTTTCTTGGGGATGCGTAAGTGTTACAGATAACAGTTGGCCATCTATTTACAAACATCTAATTAACAAACGGAGTGGCACCCAACATATAGGAACAATTAAAAGAATCAACCACTAA
- a CDS encoding REP-associated tyrosine transposase, protein MSHYRRSYVPGGVFFLTLVTYRRIPLFSEVENISWLRKAIAKMRQEKPFDITAAVVLPDHLHFLWTLPPNDSDYSQRVSRLKVLFTRSLQRKSAFSVEISASRRKHRESDVWQRRFWEHTIRDEDDLNKHLDYIHYNSVKHGLVTCPHLWTYSSFDKWVKAGRYQVDWACCCRGNLPQVPDFRDLEDKVGE, encoded by the coding sequence ATGTCACACTATCGTCGTTCTTATGTGCCAGGAGGAGTATTTTTTCTAACCTTGGTCACTTATCGCCGTATTCCTCTATTTTCAGAGGTTGAAAATATATCTTGGTTACGGAAGGCGATCGCGAAAATGCGTCAAGAAAAACCCTTTGACATCACCGCCGCCGTTGTTTTACCGGATCATCTTCATTTTCTCTGGACGTTACCACCCAATGATTCTGATTATTCTCAGCGTGTGTCTCGATTGAAGGTGTTATTTACGCGCTCTTTACAAAGGAAATCTGCATTTTCTGTCGAGATTTCGGCTTCTCGTCGTAAGCACCGAGAAAGTGATGTTTGGCAACGTCGGTTTTGGGAACATACGATTCGTGACGAGGATGATTTAAACAAGCATTTAGATTATATTCACTACAATTCGGTTAAGCATGGTTTGGTGACTTGTCCCCATTTGTGGACATATTCCAGTTTTGACAAATGGGTGAAAGCAGGTAGGTATCAAGTAGATTGGGCGTGTTGTTGTCGGGGGAATTTACCACAAGTTCCGGATTTTCGAGACTTAGAAGATAAAGTAGGGGAGTAG
- a CDS encoding nucleotidyltransferase family protein — translation MPSVDTKTREQIVKRVLTARKNRAEFLLQMKKLQQQGWQAARQAAATLKEEFGANRVVLFGSMLDHQHMTWHSDIDLAVWGIETNHYLRAGAVAERGHHFSIDLIDAESSPPHIQAAIQQGIEL, via the coding sequence ATGCCCTCCGTGGACACAAAAACCCGTGAACAGATTGTAAAGAGAGTGCTAACCGCCCGTAAAAATAGGGCTGAGTTTTTGCTCCAGATGAAAAAACTCCAGCAGCAAGGCTGGCAAGCAGCACGCCAAGCGGCTGCTACCCTGAAGGAGGAATTTGGCGCAAATCGTGTTGTTTTATTTGGTTCAATGCTTGATCACCAGCACATGACCTGGCATTCTGATATCGACCTTGCCGTTTGGGGAATTGAAACAAACCATTACTTGCGGGCTGGGGCAGTTGCTGAAAGAGGACACCATTTCTCCATTGACCTGATAGATGCTGAATCATCACCCCCCCATATCCAAGCAGCCATTCAGCAAGGAATCGAACTGTGA
- a CDS encoding eCIS core domain-containing protein has product MEYKPVQKKNSSWTPTTLQKKGKSPGKLGHFSIQPKPHQKSAPSQEIGEYSRASADRLTANVMRGIQAKEQEQAEGSTLRLHSGSTLQRKSESPWAPTFDPPPPLPQSPASQLKGAFAPVSQNLIQRQCADCANQEKEQAGEAGKDLEEIGIQTKLTVGAPGDTYEQEADRVASQVMLMSAPADSSASVQRQLDTNHPHHPHQIWKRAQSITPVVQTQIDPRVQMRQMIQRANQIDGNQASGDLESRLNASKGGGSPLSEGVRGFMEPRFGADFSGVRVHTGGEAVQMNRELGAQAFTHGSDVYFGEGTSPGNNELTAHELTHVVQQVAAPDIQNRSANESGETHTQSSEVQMVMASHVVQFWPGDGMLPPGDCGWATYVGLRGAVETAKAIVSTLGACSAGDNCLTLATKIAAITAEIAARLALDTTCFRGGDTGHRQQVQDKINMVNRCYRFFTDSNCPQELIEAMEAVVERAREVVAAAAMAVLVIAAVVALIAAIIVLVKAIIAAAGATAVAASAAAVMAVLLLILDQISPENPTTT; this is encoded by the coding sequence ATGGAGTATAAACCCGTACAAAAGAAAAATTCATCCTGGACTCCAACCACGTTACAGAAAAAGGGTAAGAGTCCTGGTAAATTGGGACATTTTTCGATTCAACCCAAGCCACACCAGAAATCTGCCCCATCCCAAGAAATAGGGGAATACTCCAGAGCCTCAGCCGATAGACTCACCGCGAATGTGATGCGAGGAATCCAAGCTAAAGAACAGGAGCAAGCCGAAGGGTCAACCCTTCGGCTCCACTCAGGGTCAACGCTACAACGTAAATCTGAATCACCCTGGGCACCAACGTTTGATCCACCCCCACCCTTACCACAAAGCCCAGCTTCCCAATTAAAAGGCGCTTTTGCCCCAGTATCACAGAACCTGATTCAACGACAATGTGCTGATTGTGCCAACCAAGAGAAGGAACAGGCGGGAGAAGCTGGGAAAGACTTAGAGGAAATTGGCATTCAAACCAAGTTGACGGTTGGAGCGCCAGGAGATACTTACGAACAAGAAGCTGACCGAGTAGCGTCTCAGGTAATGTTAATGTCAGCCCCTGCTGATAGTTCAGCGTCCGTTCAGCGTCAATTAGACACCAATCACCCCCATCACCCCCATCAGATATGGAAACGAGCGCAGTCAATTACACCTGTGGTGCAAACGCAAATTGATCCGCGTGTGCAGATGCGCCAGATGATACAACGGGCGAATCAAATAGATGGAAATCAAGCATCTGGGGATTTAGAGAGTCGTTTGAATGCGTCTAAGGGTGGAGGTTCTCCGTTATCAGAGGGCGTGAGAGGGTTTATGGAGCCGCGCTTTGGGGCGGATTTTAGTGGGGTGCGGGTGCATACGGGTGGTGAAGCGGTGCAGATGAATCGGGAGTTGGGCGCTCAGGCGTTTACCCATGGAAGTGATGTTTATTTTGGGGAAGGGACATCTCCGGGGAATAATGAGTTGACGGCGCATGAGCTGACTCATGTTGTCCAGCAGGTAGCTGCACCCGACATTCAAAACCGATCTGCGAATGAAAGCGGTGAGACACACACCCAGAGCAGCGAAGTGCAGATGGTGATGGCTAGTCACGTAGTACAGTTTTGGCCTGGTGATGGTATGTTGCCCCCGGGAGACTGTGGCTGGGCGACATATGTCGGTCTGCGGGGAGCGGTCGAGACAGCAAAAGCGATTGTGAGTACCCTCGGTGCTTGCTCCGCAGGTGACAACTGTCTCACTCTTGCAACCAAGATCGCCGCTATCACTGCGGAGATCGCTGCGCGTCTGGCGCTGGACACTACCTGCTTTAGGGGCGGAGACACCGGCCATCGCCAGCAAGTGCAAGATAAGATCAACATGGTGAACCGCTGCTACCGATTCTTCACGGATTCTAACTGCCCGCAAGAGTTGATCGAAGCGATGGAAGCAGTCGTCGAACGCGCTCGAGAGGTCGTCGCGGCGGCAGCCATGGCAGTGCTAGTTATCGCGGCAGTGGTTGCACTCATCGCAGCGATTATCGTACTAGTGAAAGCCATCATTGCGGCAGCCGGAGCAACCGCCGTCGCAGCAAGCGCCGCCGCAGTGATGGCGGTACTTTTGCTGATCCTCGACCAGATCTCGCCCGAGAACCCGACAACCACGTAA
- a CDS encoding ATP-binding protein — protein MDIPTPITWYQANFHYLQIAVNQVRQVLEDYLAYQQNQPNLAKLETTLSPDAAAILDYAPPALDKLCALFNLSQFDRYILLLCVGMELDSEFEVLCAKINGNPKQNYPTLNLALSTFHQSDLSILSSQSPLHQWELIERVEGLFFTQSPLRINQRILCYLLSEPCTDKDLAGILLPVPPSSSTPLPPSYQQIADKLIATWSKPLANFDDPVVQLCGSDIGAKQSIATIACSAVGWNLQMISASVIPFNPNELYQLMQRCLRETLLNHSFLFLNADEMTQGDPRREWAIAEFVEQLKVPLIFSTQERQPQHQRPMITLEVGQLSHAEQRDIWKFHLGSLTTELNGQLDTIVSQFNLNAAAIQAACLSLNSSDYTSTSPDQPQEDKQTDKEPAKTASSSTRRRSSKTQKTQPKIENPLSPLQTHLWDFCKVQARPRLDDLAQRIDAVATWEELILPEREKATLHEISTHVRQRAKVYHEWGFAGKGGRGLGISALFSGPSGTGKTMAADVLAKELRLDLYRIDLSAVVSKYIGETEKNLRRIFDAAETSGAILLFDEADALFGKRTQVKDSHDRHANVEVSYLLQRMEAYQGLAILTTNLLDALDQAFMRRINFSVKFPFPNAPERTEIWQRIFPKETPTKKLDMQKLGKLNMAGGNIRNIALNAAFIAADAGEPVMMKHLLQATKSECLKLGKILTDVEVRGWV, from the coding sequence ATGGATATTCCCACACCAATCACCTGGTATCAAGCCAACTTTCACTATCTACAGATAGCCGTTAATCAAGTCCGACAGGTTTTGGAAGATTACCTCGCTTACCAGCAAAATCAGCCCAACTTAGCCAAATTGGAAACGACATTATCCCCAGATGCCGCAGCCATTCTCGACTATGCACCGCCAGCCTTAGATAAACTCTGCGCTTTATTTAACCTCTCCCAATTTGATCGCTATATCCTCTTATTATGTGTTGGCATGGAGTTGGATAGTGAGTTTGAAGTCTTATGTGCCAAAATTAACGGCAATCCTAAACAAAATTATCCGACGCTGAATTTAGCCTTATCTACGTTTCACCAGTCTGATCTGAGCATTCTTTCCTCCCAATCTCCCTTACACCAGTGGGAACTGATTGAAAGGGTGGAAGGATTATTCTTTACTCAATCACCTCTACGCATTAATCAGCGCATTCTCTGTTATCTGTTGAGTGAACCTTGCACAGATAAAGACTTGGCAGGTATCCTTTTACCTGTACCGCCTTCATCTTCCACTCCTCTTCCCCCTTCGTATCAACAAATTGCTGACAAACTTATCGCCACTTGGTCTAAACCACTGGCAAATTTTGACGATCCCGTTGTCCAGTTATGTGGTTCAGATATAGGAGCAAAGCAATCCATTGCTACTATCGCCTGTAGCGCAGTAGGCTGGAATCTTCAGATGATATCAGCCTCTGTTATTCCCTTTAATCCGAATGAACTGTATCAGTTGATGCAACGCTGTTTGCGGGAAACTTTATTAAACCACAGTTTCTTGTTCCTGAATGCTGATGAGATGACTCAAGGTGATCCTCGGCGAGAGTGGGCAATTGCCGAGTTTGTTGAACAATTAAAAGTGCCGTTAATTTTCAGCACCCAGGAACGACAACCGCAACATCAACGCCCGATGATTACCTTAGAGGTGGGTCAACTGAGTCATGCTGAACAACGAGATATCTGGAAATTCCATCTCGGTTCACTGACAACAGAACTGAATGGACAACTTGATACCATCGTTTCCCAATTTAATCTCAACGCCGCCGCGATTCAAGCCGCCTGTTTATCGCTGAATAGTAGTGACTATACGTCTACATCACCGGATCAACCACAGGAAGACAAACAAACCGATAAAGAACCAGCCAAAACAGCTTCATCCTCAACCCGTCGTCGCTCATCGAAAACTCAAAAGACTCAACCTAAAATAGAAAATCCCTTATCTCCCTTGCAAACTCATTTATGGGATTTCTGTAAAGTTCAAGCACGTCCTCGTTTAGATGATTTGGCGCAACGGATTGATGCTGTAGCGACTTGGGAGGAGTTGATTTTACCCGAACGGGAAAAAGCTACATTACATGAAATTTCAACTCATGTGCGCCAACGAGCAAAAGTTTATCATGAGTGGGGATTTGCGGGAAAAGGAGGACGCGGTTTAGGGATTAGCGCTCTTTTTTCCGGACCCAGTGGCACCGGGAAAACCATGGCGGCGGACGTATTGGCAAAGGAGTTACGCCTTGACCTTTATCGAATTGATTTGAGTGCAGTGGTGAGTAAATATATTGGGGAAACGGAGAAGAATCTGCGGCGAATCTTTGATGCAGCGGAAACCAGTGGGGCAATTTTACTCTTTGATGAAGCCGATGCGTTGTTTGGCAAACGAACGCAAGTGAAAGATTCTCATGACCGCCATGCGAATGTGGAAGTGAGTTACTTATTGCAACGGATGGAAGCCTATCAAGGATTAGCGATTTTGACGACAAATCTGCTCGACGCCTTAGATCAAGCCTTTATGCGTCGGATTAATTTTTCGGTGAAGTTTCCCTTTCCCAACGCCCCAGAGCGAACCGAGATTTGGCAGCGAATTTTCCCAAAAGAGACGCCGACAAAGAAGTTAGATATGCAAAAGTTAGGTAAACTGAATATGGCGGGGGGAAATATTCGCAATATTGCCTTAAATGCGGCGTTTATTGCGGCAGATGCGGGTGAACCTGTGATGATGAAACATCTTTTACAAGCGACGAAAAGCGAATGTCTGAAGTTGGGTAAAATTTTAACTGATGTAGAAGTCAGGGGCTGGGTTTAA
- a CDS encoding WG repeat-containing protein, which translates to MVNRIIFLLLCQAILGLLSCSTQRPTIILSTSPQAMQVSNHSQMPISEPSQLFPISQNGKWGYINSTGQILIKPKFDETGQFSEELATVRIGDKWSYIDKTGQIVIESDFDSAYSFYEGLAAVDIDGKMGYINKTGKLVIPPQFDLTYRFSEGLAAVDIDGKMGYINKTGQIVIKPQFNEAREFSKGLALVRLDRRVSYINKIGQIVINPSSNLVREFSEGLAAVRVGDKVGYIDTTGRIVIEPQFDEGYDFSEGLAVVATGMISAESKPPNMTNVKWGYIDKTGKMVIDPQFKERPINFSEGLAAVKIEDKWGYINKTGQIVIEPQFDWASIFIEGLAWVKIGEKQGYIDKKGKYVWNPTN; encoded by the coding sequence ATGGTGAACCGAATCATTTTTTTGCTTTTATGCCAGGCTATTTTAGGTTTGCTATCTTGTAGCACTCAACGTCCGACAATCATATTGAGTACTTCTCCACAGGCAATGCAGGTATCAAATCATTCACAAATGCCAATCTCAGAGCCTTCCCAACTGTTTCCTATCAGTCAGAATGGTAAGTGGGGTTATATTAATTCTACGGGGCAAATTCTTATCAAGCCCAAATTTGATGAAACTGGTCAGTTCTCTGAAGAACTAGCAACCGTCAGAATAGGTGATAAGTGGAGTTATATCGATAAAACTGGACAAATTGTTATTGAATCTGATTTTGATTCTGCTTATAGCTTTTACGAAGGATTAGCTGCTGTAGATATTGATGGCAAGATGGGCTATATCAATAAGACGGGTAAATTAGTTATTCCTCCCCAGTTCGATTTAACATATAGGTTCTCTGAAGGGTTGGCTGCTGTAGATATTGATGGCAAAATGGGCTATATCAATAAGACGGGGCAAATAGTCATCAAGCCTCAGTTTAATGAGGCTAGGGAGTTTTCTAAAGGGCTAGCATTGGTGAGACTCGATAGGCGAGTAAGCTATATCAACAAAATTGGGCAGATAGTAATCAATCCATCTTCAAATTTGGTTAGGGAATTCTCTGAAGGATTAGCTGCTGTCAGAGTTGGAGACAAAGTAGGCTACATTGATACAACTGGTCGGATAGTTATTGAACCCCAATTTGATGAAGGTTATGACTTTTCTGAAGGACTTGCAGTCGTCGCAACTGGTATGATCTCTGCTGAGAGCAAACCACCAAACATGACTAATGTCAAATGGGGCTATATTGACAAAACTGGGAAAATGGTTATTGATCCACAGTTTAAGGAGCGACCTATTAATTTCTCTGAAGGGTTGGCAGCAGTAAAGATTGAGGATAAGTGGGGCTATATCAACAAAACTGGGCAGATAGTTATAGAACCCCAGTTTGATTGGGCTAGTATCTTCATCGAAGGGCTGGCATGGGTAAAGATTGGTGAAAAGCAAGGCTATATTGACAAAAAGGGAAAGTATGTCTGGAATCCCACAAACTGA
- a CDS encoding eCIS core domain-containing protein, with translation MEYKPVQKKNSSWTPTPVQKKGKSLGKMGHFSIQPKSNPSSAPSQEIGEYSRASADRLAANVMRGIQAKEQEQAEGSTLRLRSGSTLQRKSESPWAPTFDPPLPLPQSPASQLKGAFAPVSQNPIQRQCADCAKEEKEQAGEAGKDLKEIGIQTKLTVGAPGDAYEQEADRVASQVMLMSAPPDSSASVQRQLDTNHPHHPHQIWKRAQSITPVVQRQIDPRVQMRQMIQRAHQIDGNQASGDLESRLNASKGGGSPLSENVRGFMEPRFGADFSGVRVHTGGEAVQMNQELGAQAFTHGSDVYFGEGKEPGNNGLTAHELTHVVQQTGAVQLKSPGRQLSSSLSGNFISESMIQCDFWESLGRGWNMYWRLNDEGASLARTLMEWRMTGFGMTYEPVVQWSTFMTDRPEIQRAMAKKFKQLAVGFAATGGSGTFNDSVTGVKLNELESMRLTLHGCHRIEMSGNYEVSDEGGNKIVRFTNVHFIWIDRADLHPGTGTELSSGEVVDDREFTGAGWDYDIRIHFFMPRTSTWRVSGRTARHERGWPPVTGAPAAGFRG, from the coding sequence ATGGAGTATAAACCCGTACAAAAGAAAAATTCGTCCTGGACTCCAACCCCAGTACAGAAAAAGGGTAAAAGCCTCGGTAAAATGGGACATTTTTCGATTCAACCCAAGTCAAACCCGTCATCTGCCCCATCTCAAGAAATCGGGGAGTATTCCAGAGCATCAGCCGATAGACTCGCCGCCAATGTAATGCGAGGAATCCAAGCTAAGGAACAGGAACAAGCGGAAGGGTCAACCCTTCGGCTCCGCTCAGGGTCAACGTTACAGCGTAAATCTGAATCACCCTGGGCACCAACGTTTGATCCACCCCTACCCTTACCACAAAGCCCAGCTTCCCAATTAAAAGGTGCTTTTGCCCCAGTATCACAGAACCCGATTCAACGCCAATGTGCTGATTGTGCCAAAGAAGAGAAGGAACAGGCGGGGGAAGCTGGGAAAGACTTAAAGGAAATTGGCATTCAAACCAAGTTGACGGTAGGAGCGCCAGGAGATGCTTATGAACAAGAAGCTGACCGAGTAGCGTCTCAGGTAATGTTAATGTCAGCGCCTCCTGATAGTTCAGCATCCGTTCAGCGTCAATTAGACACCAATCACCCCCATCACCCCCATCAGATATGGAAACGAGCGCAGTCAATTACACCTGTGGTGCAGAGGCAAATTGATCCGCGTGTGCAAATGCGCCAGATGATACAACGAGCGCATCAAATAGATGGAAATCAAGCCTCTGGGGATTTAGAGAGTCGTTTGAATGCGTCTAAGGGTGGGGGTTCTCCGTTATCCGAGAACGTGAGAGGATTTATGGAGCCGCGCTTTGGGGCGGATTTTAGTGGGGTGCGGGTGCATACGGGTGGTGAAGCGGTGCAGATGAATCAGGAGTTGGGCGCACAGGCGTTTACTCATGGGAGTGATGTTTATTTTGGGGAAGGGAAAGAGCCGGGGAATAATGGGTTGACGGCGCATGAGTTGACTCATGTTGTTCAGCAAACGGGTGCTGTTCAACTCAAGTCCCCTGGGAGACAGCTCAGCTCTAGCCTATCAGGAAACTTTATCTCAGAGTCGATGATTCAATGTGATTTCTGGGAAAGCTTGGGACGTGGCTGGAATATGTATTGGAGGCTTAACGATGAGGGTGCTTCTTTGGCAAGGACTCTCATGGAATGGCGTATGACTGGCTTCGGTATGACATATGAGCCAGTAGTGCAGTGGAGTACATTTATGACAGACCGCCCAGAAATTCAGCGAGCAATGGCTAAGAAATTTAAACAGCTCGCTGTTGGGTTTGCTGCAACGGGTGGCAGTGGAACATTTAATGACAGCGTCACGGGTGTTAAACTCAATGAACTAGAATCGATGCGTTTGACTCTTCATGGATGCCATCGTATTGAAATGAGTGGTAACTATGAAGTGAGTGATGAGGGTGGTAACAAAATTGTTCGTTTTACAAACGTTCATTTTATTTGGATAGACAGAGCTGATCTTCATCCTGGAACGGGAACAGAATTAAGTTCAGGGGAGGTAGTTGATGATCGGGAGTTTACAGGTGCTGGCTGGGATTACGATATTAGGATTCATTTCTTTATGCCTAGGACTTCTACTTGGCGGGTGTCAGGTAGAACAGCAAGACATGAACGTGGCTGGCCACCAGTCACGGGTGCCCCAGCCGCAGGATTTAGAGGTTAA
- a CDS encoding ribonuclease toxin HepT-like protein → MTMLVQRIEQELAQVQEAVTQTQRLINKLPQTQDDDMQNALIAAIALNMQSYYTGAERIFYEIAKEIDGDVPTGADWHRQVLEQLSVEIPTVRQAVLSETTLIDLDEFRRFRHVVRSNYAHNPNPDLVVQLSEKLAICSQKLMQDIQVFMRGMGLG, encoded by the coding sequence ATGACTATGTTGGTTCAGCGCATTGAGCAGGAATTAGCACAAGTTCAAGAAGCAGTCACTCAAACTCAACGACTGATCAACAAACTTCCCCAAACTCAAGATGATGATATGCAAAACGCACTCATCGCGGCTATTGCGCTGAATATGCAAAGCTATTATACGGGAGCAGAGCGTATCTTCTATGAAATTGCTAAAGAGATAGATGGAGACGTGCCAACAGGTGCAGATTGGCATCGGCAAGTATTGGAACAACTGTCTGTAGAGATCCCGACGGTTCGCCAAGCTGTACTTTCAGAGACAACATTAATTGACTTGGACGAATTCCGACGCTTTCGCCACGTTGTCAGAAGTAACTATGCTCATAATCCCAATCCTGATCTAGTCGTGCAATTATCAGAAAAATTAGCGATTTGTAGCCAGAAGTTGATGCAAGATATTCAGGTTTTTATGAGAGGTATGGGGCTAGGCTGA